The Candidatus Methylomirabilota bacterium DNA window CGAGAAGTCCCGTGAGCATACCCACGCCCCGGCCGGCTCCGAGAATTCGGGCTAGGTTCGACTGGCCTTCCACGCTGCCGGCCGCGTCCCCGGCGCACCAGGTGCTGAGTCCGCGACGGCATCCGGTCGGCGGCGGTGCCTGCGACTTCACAGCCGGACACGGTCTCGTGCACCAGAGATCCCAGGAGCCGCGTTCCGCAGGCGCGCGCGAGCTTGCGGCGTCCGTCATACTGGTAGCCGGGCTCTGGCAGGGCCCTTTGGCCTGCTGTTCGATGGGGAGAGGGTGATGCATGCACCGGGAACTGCCGTCGGGCCGTTGAGCGACGAAGGTGACGCCGGCTGCGCCGGCCTCACCATCCGCCATGTCCTCGTGCCGTTGGATGGCTCATCGCTGGCCGAATGCGCCCTTCCCTGGGCGGTGGCGGTGGCGCAGGCCCTGGCGGCACGCGTGACGCTCCTGCGGGTTGTCGAGACGCCCGCCATCTCGATCGCGACGAGCCACCACCACGACGCGGTGGACTGGCAGATGAGACGGGCGGAGGCCCAGAGCCAGCTCACCGGGATCGACCGCGACCTCAAGGCGCGAAAGCTGACGTCGGCCATCGAGCTGCTCGAGGGACGGCCCGCCGAGAAGATCATCGACTTCGCCCGGGCGCAGAGGGTCGATCTCGTCGTCCTGTCGAGCCACGGCGAGGGGGGACTCACCGGATGGACGCTCAGCAGCACCGCCCTGATGGTGGTCTCCCGCATCCACAGCTCGGTGCTCGTCGTCCCCGCGCAGGCGGCCCAGGGACAGCGGATCGGCCATGTCCGCATGCGCCGGCTCCTCGTGCCGCTCGACTGCTCGCCGCGGGCGGAGTGCGTCCTGCCGCTCGCCGCGGCGCTCGCGCGCGCGCATGACGCGGAGATGATCCTCGGGCATGTCGTGCCCGAGCCCGAGATGCCGCGGCGCCTCCCGCCCTCGGCAGAGGATCTGGCGATGGTGTCGCGGCTCACGGAGCGGAACCGGCTCGAGGCCGAGCGCTACCTCGGCGAGTTGCAGGCTCGCCTCGTCGAGGGGGAGGTCCGCGTCGGGACGCGGATCGTGGTGGCCTCGCGACGAGCCCGCGCCATCCGGGCGATGGCCGACGAGGCCGACGTCGATCTCGTCCTGGTGTGCGCGCACGGACAGACCGGGGACGCACGTGAGCGGTACGGCAGCGTGGCCGGACGGCTGCTGGAGGAGGGTGGGCGGCCGATCCTCGTGTTCCAGGACCTCGGGGCCGGACGCGGGCCGACGCCCGGCGAAGAGGCGGCGCGGAGCCGTCCGGGGCACTGAGGCCTGGGCAGCTCTCCCGGCCGATCCCCGTGGTGAGCGACGGCCCTCGCCTGGCCGATCGCCTGCGCGGCCCGCAGCATGTCCTCGACGCTGCGTATCGGCGGCTCGCCGGAGGCGGCCCCGGCGCGGATCGCGCGGCTGCCGAGTGGCTGCTCGACAACTACTACATCGTCCAGCGGGCCTTCCGGCTGGTGCGCGAGGAGTTCTCGCCCGCCTTCGAGCGCCGGCTGCCGCGCAGCGCGGCGGGTGAGCGGCCGGGACTCCCCGTGGCGTATGCGCTGGCCCGGGAGATCGTGACGGCCAGCGCCCCCCACGTCGAGAGAGAGGGGATCGCGCGCCTGGTCGAGGAGTTCCAGACACTTCGCCCTCTCTCGATGGCCGAGGTCTGGGCGCTGCCCCTGCTTCTTCGCATCGTGGTGCTCGAGTCCCTGGCGGGCGCCGTCACCATCGCGCTCCCCCCGGAGGGACCCGCGGGGGACACCCCGACCGACCAGAGCGTCGGGGTCTGCATCCGGAGCCTGCGCACGCTCGAGACCACAGACTGGAAGGCGTTCTTCGAGGAGGTCAGCGCGACCGAGCGGATCCTGCGCGAGGATCCGGCGGGCGTCTACGCCCGCATGGACTTCGACACGCGTGATCGCTACCGCAAGGTGGTCGAGGAGCTGGCCGCGCGCAGCGACTGGTCGGAGGAAGCCGTGGCCCGCGAGGCCGTGCGGCGGTCGCGCGAGGGCATGGGCGGTCGCCGCGGCCATGTCGGGTATCACCTCGTCGACGAGGGCTTCGAGGCCCTCGGCCGGACGGTGGGCTATCGTCCCGGCCGAGGCACGCGGTGGCGGCGATTCCTCCTGCGTCATCCGGCCCCCTCGTACCTCGGGGCCATCGCCGTGGTCGCCTTGCTTCACGTGGCCGCGCTGGCCGTGGCGCTCCTCGCTGCGGGGACCGCGCCGGCCGTCGTCGTCGTGGGGCTGGCGCTGGCCCTCGTTCCGGCCGTGACCGTCGCGGTGAGCCTGGTGAACCGCCTGGTGATGCAGGTCATCCCCGTGCGCGTCCTCCCCAAGATGGACTTCCGCGACGGTCTTGCTGTCGAATGCCGGACCATGATCGTCGAGCACGCCATCCTCTCGCCGGGGGACGACGTCTCGCCGCTCCTGTCGAGGCTCGAAATCCACTGGCTCGCCAGCGCCGACCCCAACCTCCATCTCGCGCTCCTGGTCTCGCTGGCCGACGCTCCCGAAGCGTCGATGCCAGGCGACGTCGACCTGGTGCGACGGGCCGAGGAGGGCGTGCGCGCGCTCAATGCGAGGTACGGGCACGACGGCATCGGTCCGTTTCACCTGCTGCATCGCCGGCGATTGTGGAACGCCCGCGAGGGCTGCTGGATGGCCTGGGAACGCAAGCGCGGCCAGGTCGCCGAGTTCAACCGCGTGCTCGCCGGCCATCAGGACACCAGCTTTGCCGGTCACGTCGGCGATCCCGACTTCCTTCCGACGACCCGGTTCGTGATCACCCTCGACGCCGACACCGAGCTTCCCCGCGGCGCAGCCCGCCGCCTCGTCGCCACCCTGGCGCATCCGCTCAACCGGGCCGAGCTCGAGGCCGGGACAGGTCGCGTGACGGCCGGCTACACGATCCTCCAGCCGCGCATGGACGTGACGCCTTTCGGCGCCGCCGCATCCTCGTTCGCCCATCTGTTCGGGGGAGACCCCGGCCTCGACCTCTACGCCCGGGCGGTCTCGGACGTGTACCAGGATCTCTTCGGCGAGGGCATCTACGTCGGCAAGGGGATCTACGACCCGGTGGCGCTCGAGGCGAGCCTGCACGGGCGGGTGCCCGAGAACGCGGTGCTGAGCCACGACCTGTTCGAGGGGGTCCACGGTCGGGCGGCGCTGGTGACGGACGTCGTCCTCTTCGAGACCTATCCGGCCGACTACCGCAGTTACTGGCGGCGTCTCCACCGCTGGGCCCGGGGAGACTGGCAGCTTCTCCCCTGGCTCGGGCGCCGGGTGCCGCTCGCCGGCGGCGGGCGGGCGCCGAACGGGCTATCGCTCATCTCGCGCTGGAAGATCGTGGACAACCTTCGAATCACCCTGCTTCCCCCGACGCTGCTCGGCTTTCTGCTTCTCGCCTGGGTCGCCTTCCCCGGCGCGCCCGCCGTGTGGACCGCGATCGCGGCCCTCGTGCTGGCTGCCCCCTTGCTCACCGAGGCGATGGGCGGACTGCTGTCGGCGAACCGGGTCGCGGCCCTGCCTCCGGCGGTCCGGGGGGTGACGCTTCGACTCCGACCCGCGTCGGCGCTCTGGATCATGCACGTGGCCCTCCTGCCCCATCGTGCCGTGGTTCTCACTGACGCGATCGTGCGCACACTCATCCGTCTGCGCCGGGGACGCCGACTCCTGGAGTGGACGTCAGCGGCCCGGGTGGCCCGCGCGCTGGTTGGCACCGAGGCCCGCCGACCGTTCTGGCGAGAGATGTTCGCGGCTCCGACGGTCTCGATCGGTACGCTGGCGCTGCTCGCCGTCGGTCGGCCGGA harbors:
- a CDS encoding universal stress protein, whose translation is MHAPGTAVGPLSDEGDAGCAGLTIRHVLVPLDGSSLAECALPWAVAVAQALAARVTLLRVVETPAISIATSHHHDAVDWQMRRAEAQSQLTGIDRDLKARKLTSAIELLEGRPAEKIIDFARAQRVDLVVLSSHGEGGLTGWTLSSTALMVVSRIHSSVLVVPAQAAQGQRIGHVRMRRLLVPLDCSPRAECVLPLAAALARAHDAEMILGHVVPEPEMPRRLPPSAEDLAMVSRLTERNRLEAERYLGELQARLVEGEVRVGTRIVVASRRARAIRAMADEADVDLVLVCAHGQTGDARERYGSVAGRLLEEGGRPILVFQDLGAGRGPTPGEEAARSRPGH